Proteins encoded in a region of the Zea mays cultivar B73 chromosome 2, Zm-B73-REFERENCE-NAM-5.0, whole genome shotgun sequence genome:
- the LOC103647090 gene encoding Leucine-rich repeat receptor-like protein kinase PXC1 precursor, which translates to MPISLHLHSPRRRRRPHLRLPAAAMRVRLSFLLLSAAFLTILSAAAPSAVPDPEPEVKPSDTDALTIFRHGADAHGILAANWSTGDACAGRWAGVGCSADGRRVTSLTLPSLDLRGPLDPLSHLAELRALDLRGNRLNGTLDALLRGAPGLVLLYLSRNDVSGAVPTAALARLTRLVRLDLADNSLTGPVPPAPALAGLTALVTLRLQDNLLTGLVPDVAAALPRLADFNTSNNQLSGRLPDAMRARFGLASFAGNAGLCGPAPPLPHCEFLPREPAPTPPSSSTSSSSVLPSNPAASSSVASSSPALATQESLSRRPGLSPGAVAGIAVGNALFFALASLLVACCCCGRGGGGEPAAAKKRKRRGGRVGLEDGGGGGALFGHLKGEQQPARPGSAGQCSDGGDSDGARSKLVFFGADGGEEDHGDGDGDGAPLTSHLQGRRGTRFQLEELLRASAEMVGRGSLGTVYRAVLSDGRMVAVKRLRDANPCARDEFHRYMDLIGRLRHPHLVPLRAFYYARQEKLLIYDYLPNGNLHDRLHGHKMSGESALDWTTRVRLLLGAARGLACIHREYRTSGVPHGNVKSTNVLLDKDGAARVADFGLALLLSPAHAIARLGGYTAPEQQDDKRLSQEADVYSFGVLVLEALTGKAPAQHPQPDARKKGAAATSLSLPEWVRSVVREEWTAEVFDVELLRYRDIEEEMVALLHVALACVAPLPEQRPSMGDVVRMIESVPVEQSPAPEEDVDVSVTSPSIGITTDDGDGRLSY; encoded by the exons ATGCCGATCTCGCTCCAcctccactcgccccgtcgccgtCGGCGTCCACACCTGCGGCTGCCGGCGGCGGCAATGCGCGTGCGGCTCTCCTTCTTGCTGCTTTCCGCGGCATTCCTGACGATCCTGTCGGCAGCGGCGCCGTCGGCCGTACCGGACCCAGAGCCGGAGGTGAAGCCGAGCGACACGGACGCGCTGACCATCTTCCGGCACGGCGCGGACGCGCACGGCATCCTGGCGGCGAACTGGAGCACGGGCGACGCGTGCGCGGGGCGGTGGGCGGGCGTGGGCTGCTCGGCGGACGGCCGCCGCGTCACCTCGCTGACCCTGCCGTCGCTGGACCTGCGCGGCCCGCTCGACCCGCTGTCCCACCTGGCGGAGCTGCGCGCGCTGGACCTCCGCGGGAACCGCCTCAACGGCACGCTGGACGCGCTGCTCCGCGGCGCGCCGGGCCTCGTCCTCCTCTACCTCTCCCGCAACGACGTGTCCGGCGCCGTCCCCACGGCCGCGCTCGCGCGCCTCACCCGCCTCGTCCGCCTCGACCTCGCCGACAACAGCCTCACCGGGCCCgtcccgcccgcgcccgcgctcgcCGGACTCACGGCGCTCGTCACGCTCAGGCTCCAGGACAACCTCCTCACGGGCCTCGTCCCCGACGTGGCCGCCGCGCTGCCCCGCCTCGCGGACTTCAACACCTCCAACAACCAGCTCTCCGGCCGGCTGCCCGACGCCATGCGCGCCAGGTTCGGCCTCGCCTCATTCGCCGGCAACGCCGGCCTCTGCGggcccgcgccgccgctgccgcacTGCGAGTTCCTGCCGCGGGAGCCCGCGCCGACGCCGCCTTCGTCTTCGACTTCGTCTTCGTCCGTGCTGCCGTCCAACCCGGCGGCATCGTCCTCCGTCGCCTCGTCGTCGCCGGCGCTGGCCACGCAGGAGTCGCTCAGCCGCAGGCCGGGGTTGAGCCCCGGCGCCGTAGCCGGGATCGCCGTCGGCAACGCGCTCTTCTTTGCTCTCGCGTCACTGCTCGTCGCGTGCTGCTGCTGCGGCCGAGGTGGCGGCGGCGAGCCAGCGGCGGCCAAGAAGAGGAAGaggcgcggcggccgcgtcggccTGGAAGACGGAGGCGGAGGTGGCGCGCTGTTCGGCCACCTCAAGGGGGAGCAGCAGCCGGCTCGTCCGGGCAGCGCCGGCCAGTGCAGCGACGGCGGCGACAGCGACGGGGCGCGCAGCAAGCTGGTGTTCTTCGGCGCGGACGGCGGGGAAGAGGaccacggcgacggcgacggtgacggtgcgCCGCTGACCTCGCACCTGCAGGGGCGGCGGGGGACCCGGTTCCAGCTGGAGGAGCTGCTGCGCGCGTCCGCGGAGATGGTCGGCAGGGGCAGCCTGGGCACCGTGTACCGCGCGGTGCTGAGCGACGGCCGCATGGTCGCCGTGAAGCGGCTGCGCGACGCCAACCCCTGCGCGCGCGACGAGTTCCACCGCTACATGGACCTCATCGGCCGCCTCCGCCACCCGCACCTCGTCCCGCTCAGGGCCTTCTACTACGCCAGGCAGGAGAAGCTCCTCATCTACGACTACCTCCCCAATGGCAACCTCCACGATCGCCTCCACG GTCACAAGATGTCGGGAGAGTCGGCGCTGGACTGGACGACGAGGGTGCGGCTGCTGCTGGGCGCGGCGCGCGGGCTTGCGTGCATCCACCGGGAGTACCGCACGTCCGGCGTGCCCCACGGCAACGTCAAGTCCACCAACGTCCTGCTCGACAAGGACGGCGCGGCGCGCGTGGCGGACTTCGGCCTCGCGCTCCTGCTCAGCCCGGCGCACGCCATCGCGCGGCTGGGGGGCTACACGGCGCCCGAGCAGCAGGACGACAAGCGGCTGTCGCAGGAGGCCGACGTGTACAGCTTCGGCGTGCTGGTCCTGGAGGCGCTGACCGGCAAGGCGCCTGCGCAGCACCCGCAGCCCGACGCGCGCAAGAAGGGCGCGGCGGCGACGAGCCTGAGCCTCCCGGAGTGGGTGCGGTCCGTGGTGCGGGAGGAGTGGACCGCGGAGGTGTTCGACGTGGAGCTGCTCCGGTACAGGGACATCGAGGAGGAGATGGTGGCGCTGCTGCACGTGGCGCTGGCGTGCGTGGCGCCGCTGCCCGAGCAGCGGCCCTCCATGGGCGACGTGGTGAGGATGATCGAGAGCGTGCCGGTGGAGCAGTCccccgcgcccgaggaggacgtgGACGTCTCGGTGACGTCGCCGTCCATCGGCATCACCACGGACGACGGAGATGGTCGCCTCAGCTACTAG
- the LOC100193080 gene encoding Peptidyl-prolyl cis-trans isomerase FKBP42, with amino-acid sequence MAVVEEDAAASADPAAASDPAAGSSENEITVEEASFVHSEPPQDGSAPPVVSSDMEALHDKVKKQIIKEGHGRKPLKFATCFVHYRAWVQGSSHKFEDTWQEQHPIELVLGKEKKQMSGLGIGVGSMKSGERALLHVGWELGYGKEGSFSFPNVPPMADLVYEVELIGFDDVKEGKSRSDMTVEERIAAADRRKIEGNAYFKEKKLEEAMQQYEMAIAYMGDDFMFQLFGKYRDMALAVKNPCHLNMAACLIKLKRFDEAIAQCSIVLTEDESNVKALFRRGKAKSELGQTESAREDFLKAKKYSPEDKEIIRELRLLAEQDKALYQKQKELYKGLFGPSPEAKPKKAKYLVVFWQCLVSFILYLAGMFKRKNE; translated from the exons ATGGCTGTCGTCGAAGAAGACGCTGCGGCGTCTGCAGATCCCGCCGCCGCGTCCGATCCCGCCGCTG GCTCCAGCGAAAACGAGATCACAGTAGAAGAGGCTTCTTTCGTGCATTCTGAACCTCCCCAGGATGGCAGCGCCCCACCCGTGGTTTCCTCTGACATGGAGGCCCTTCACGACAAGGTTAAGAAGCAAATCATCAAAGAAGGCCATGGCAGGAAACCGCTGAAGTTCGCGACGTGCTTTG TGCACTATAGAGCATGGGTTCAAGGATCATCGCATAAATTTGAGGATACCTGGCAAGAGCAACATCCAATTGAACTAGTACTTGGAAAAG AGAAAAAACAAATGTCTGGTTTAGGCATCGGTGTTGGCAGCATGAAAAGCGGGGAGCGTGCATTGTTGCATGTTGGTTGGGAGCTAGGCTATGGCAAAGAAGGAAGTTTTTCATTCCCAAATGTCCCTCCAATGGCAGACCTTGTTTATGAAGTTGAACTCATTGGATTTGATGATGTTAAAGAG GGTAAATCCCGAAGTGACATGACAGTTGAAGAGAGGATTGCAGCTGCAGACAGGAGAAAGATTGAGGGCAATGCATATTTCAAAGAAAAGAAGCTTGAGGAGGCCATGCAGCAATATGAAATG GCGATTGCATACATGGGAGATGATTTCATGTTTCAATTATTTGGAAAGTACAGAGACATGGCCTTGGCTGTGAAAAATCCATGCCATCTCAATATGGCTGCATGCCTGATCAAACTAAAGAGATTCGATGAAGCTATTGCGCAGTGTAGCATT GTTTTGACAGAAGATGAAAGTAATGTCAAAGCGCTGTTCAGGCGAGGAAAAGCTAAATCTGAACTTGGCCAGACAGAATCAGCGAGGGAAGATTTCCTCAAAGCGAAGAAGTACTCCCCAGAAGACAAGGAGATCATTCGGGAGCTCCGTTTGCTCGCGGAACAAGACAAGGCACTataccagaagcagaaggagctcTACAAAGGTCTCTTTGGGCCAAGTCCTGAAGCGAAACCGAAGAAGGCAAAGTACCTCGTTGTGTTTTGGCAGTGCCTGGTGTCATTTATCCTTTATCTGGCTGGGATGTTCAAACGGAAGAACGAGTAG